Proteins encoded by one window of Epinephelus moara isolate mb chromosome 18, YSFRI_EMoa_1.0, whole genome shotgun sequence:
- the glyr1 gene encoding cytokine-like nuclear factor N-PAC isoform X1, whose product MATVHLRIGDLVWGKLGRYPPWPGKVVSPPKDLKKPRGKKCHFVKFFGTEDHAWIKVEQLKPYHAHKEEMIKINKGKRFQQAVDAVEDFLKKAKGKEQNSDGKGDSKGKKTSNKPLKILEEDDEDLSALKDPSEKDLTDSDPEPSTIERLGAGPGSGFKWESSPVKDDPHFHHFLLSQSEKPASSMEPISKRLKIIEEETGSTSIQAADSTAINGSITPTDKRIGFLGLGLMGSGIVSNLLKMGHVVTVWNRTAEKCDLFIQEGARLGRTPAEVASMCDITFSCVSDPKAARDLVLGPSGVLQGIRPGKCYIEMSTVDPETITELSQVITSRGGRFLEAPVAGSQQLSNDGMLVILAAGDRSVYEDCSSCFQAMGKTSFFLGEAGNAARMMLILNMVQGSFMATIAEGLTLAQATGQSQQTFLDILCQGQMASTFVDQKCQNILQGNFKPDYYLKHIQKDLRLAISMGDMANHPTPMAAAANEVYKRAKALDQSDNDISAVYRAYIH is encoded by the exons ATGGCGACGGTGCATTTGAGGATCGGGGACCTAGTGTG GGGGAAGCTTGGTCGTTACCCACCATGGCCAGGGAAG GTAGTAAGCCCTCCTAAGGACTTGAAAAAGCCCAGGGGCaaaaaatgccattttgtgAAATTCTTTGGAACTGAAGACCA TGCCTGGATCAAAGTAGAACAGCTGAAGCCCTACCATGCCCACAAAGAGGAGATGATCAAGATAAATAAAGGAAAGCGCTTCCAGCAGGCGGTTGATGCAGTGGAAGACTTCCTAAAGAAAGCAAAGGGGAAAGAACAG AACTCGGATGGCAAAGGAGACTCAAAAGGAAAGAAGACATCCAACAAGCCACTGAAAATactggaggaggatgatgaggatCTCAGTGCCCTGAAGGACCCCTCTGAAAAG GACTTAACTGACTCTGACCCCGAGCCGTCCACTATTGAGAGGCTGGGGGCTGGACCTGGCTCAGGATTCAAATGGGAAAGCAGT CCTGTGAAGGACGACCCACATTTCCATCACTTCCTACTTAGCCAGTCTGAGAAG CCAGCCTCATCAATGGAACCCATCAGCAAGCGCCTAAAGATCATTGAAGAg GAAACAGGGTCAACATCCatccaagcagcagacagcacaGCCATCAATGGCAGCATCACACCCACAGATAAAAG GATAGGGTTCCTGGGTCTGGGGCTGATGGGTAGCGGTATAGTTTCCAACCTGTTGAAAATGGGTCATGTTGTCACAGTGTGGAACCGCACAGCAGAAAAG TGTGACCTGTTCATCCAGGAAGGAGCCAGGTTAGGCCGGACTCCTGCAGAGGTGGCTTCCATGTGTGATATCACTTTCTCCTGTGTCTCTGACCCAAAGGCTGCCAGGGAT TTGGTGTTGGGACCCAGTGGAGTGCTGCAGGGAATCAGGCCAGGCAAATGCTACATAGAGATGTCCACTGTTGACCCAGAGACCATCACAGAACTCTCACAG GTGATTACATCACGAGGTGGGCGTTTCCTGGAGGCACCAGTGGCAGGAAGTCAGCAGCTCTCCAATGATGGGATGCTGGTCATCCTGGCAGCTGGTGACAGAAGTGTCTACGAGGATTGCAGCAGCTGCTTCCAGGCCATGGGCAAGACCTCCTTCTTCCTGG GTGAAGCGGGTAATGCAGCGAGGATGATGCTGATCCTGAACATGGTGCAGGGCAGCTTCATGGCCACCATTGCAGAGGGGCTAACCCTGGCCCAGGCCACAGGCCAATCACAACAGACCTTCCTGGACATCCTGTGCCAGGGCCAGATGGCAAGCACCTTTGTGGACCAGAAATGCCAAA ATATTTTACAGGGCAACTTCAAGCCAGACTACTATTTGAAACATATTCAGAAGGACCTGAGGCTAGCCATTTCAATGGGTGACATGGCCAACCATCCAACCCCAATGGCTGCAGCTGCCAATGAG
- the glyr1 gene encoding cytokine-like nuclear factor N-PAC isoform X2, which translates to MATVHLRIGDLVWGKLGRYPPWPGKVVSPPKDLKKPRGKKCHFVKFFGTEDHAWIKVEQLKPYHAHKEEMIKINKGKRFQQAVDAVEDFLKKAKGKEQNSDGKGDSKGKKTSNKPLKILEEDDEDLSALKDPSEKPVKDDPHFHHFLLSQSEKPASSMEPISKRLKIIEEETGSTSIQAADSTAINGSITPTDKRIGFLGLGLMGSGIVSNLLKMGHVVTVWNRTAEKCDLFIQEGARLGRTPAEVASMCDITFSCVSDPKAARDLVLGPSGVLQGIRPGKCYIEMSTVDPETITELSQVITSRGGRFLEAPVAGSQQLSNDGMLVILAAGDRSVYEDCSSCFQAMGKTSFFLGEAGNAARMMLILNMVQGSFMATIAEGLTLAQATGQSQQTFLDILCQGQMASTFVDQKCQNILQGNFKPDYYLKHIQKDLRLAISMGDMANHPTPMAAAANEVYKRAKALDQSDNDISAVYRAYIH; encoded by the exons ATGGCGACGGTGCATTTGAGGATCGGGGACCTAGTGTG GGGGAAGCTTGGTCGTTACCCACCATGGCCAGGGAAG GTAGTAAGCCCTCCTAAGGACTTGAAAAAGCCCAGGGGCaaaaaatgccattttgtgAAATTCTTTGGAACTGAAGACCA TGCCTGGATCAAAGTAGAACAGCTGAAGCCCTACCATGCCCACAAAGAGGAGATGATCAAGATAAATAAAGGAAAGCGCTTCCAGCAGGCGGTTGATGCAGTGGAAGACTTCCTAAAGAAAGCAAAGGGGAAAGAACAG AACTCGGATGGCAAAGGAGACTCAAAAGGAAAGAAGACATCCAACAAGCCACTGAAAATactggaggaggatgatgaggatCTCAGTGCCCTGAAGGACCCCTCTGAAAAG CCTGTGAAGGACGACCCACATTTCCATCACTTCCTACTTAGCCAGTCTGAGAAG CCAGCCTCATCAATGGAACCCATCAGCAAGCGCCTAAAGATCATTGAAGAg GAAACAGGGTCAACATCCatccaagcagcagacagcacaGCCATCAATGGCAGCATCACACCCACAGATAAAAG GATAGGGTTCCTGGGTCTGGGGCTGATGGGTAGCGGTATAGTTTCCAACCTGTTGAAAATGGGTCATGTTGTCACAGTGTGGAACCGCACAGCAGAAAAG TGTGACCTGTTCATCCAGGAAGGAGCCAGGTTAGGCCGGACTCCTGCAGAGGTGGCTTCCATGTGTGATATCACTTTCTCCTGTGTCTCTGACCCAAAGGCTGCCAGGGAT TTGGTGTTGGGACCCAGTGGAGTGCTGCAGGGAATCAGGCCAGGCAAATGCTACATAGAGATGTCCACTGTTGACCCAGAGACCATCACAGAACTCTCACAG GTGATTACATCACGAGGTGGGCGTTTCCTGGAGGCACCAGTGGCAGGAAGTCAGCAGCTCTCCAATGATGGGATGCTGGTCATCCTGGCAGCTGGTGACAGAAGTGTCTACGAGGATTGCAGCAGCTGCTTCCAGGCCATGGGCAAGACCTCCTTCTTCCTGG GTGAAGCGGGTAATGCAGCGAGGATGATGCTGATCCTGAACATGGTGCAGGGCAGCTTCATGGCCACCATTGCAGAGGGGCTAACCCTGGCCCAGGCCACAGGCCAATCACAACAGACCTTCCTGGACATCCTGTGCCAGGGCCAGATGGCAAGCACCTTTGTGGACCAGAAATGCCAAA ATATTTTACAGGGCAACTTCAAGCCAGACTACTATTTGAAACATATTCAGAAGGACCTGAGGCTAGCCATTTCAATGGGTGACATGGCCAACCATCCAACCCCAATGGCTGCAGCTGCCAATGAG